From the Octadecabacter antarcticus 307 genome, one window contains:
- a CDS encoding IS5-like element ISOan4 family transposase, protein MSSWIPTKYKTRNWAEYNFSLKMRGSLSIWFDAGMTWEAVPSGRRGRQQAYSDAAIQACLTLKVLFGLPLRQTAGFVESLLKLAGLNWSVPDFSTLCRRQRTLSVAIPYKGSTGPLHLLIDSTGIKAEGEGEWNARKHGGPKRRLWRKIHIGIDEQTLEIRAVEVTNSSIGDAPMLPDLLNQIPADQELGSVTADGAYDTRKCYDAIAARNAHAVIPPRKNAKLWKHDTPGARARNEAVRASKYLGSALWRQVTGYHRRSRVETKMHCVKLLGQRLSARDFDRQVAEIQIRAAILNGFTALGIPKTEAVG, encoded by the coding sequence ATGAGCAGCTGGATACCTACAAAGTATAAGACCCGGAACTGGGCTGAGTACAATTTTTCACTGAAGATGCGGGGATCGCTTTCGATCTGGTTTGACGCGGGGATGACGTGGGAGGCTGTGCCTTCAGGGCGGCGGGGACGCCAACAAGCCTACAGCGATGCGGCGATACAAGCCTGCCTGACCCTCAAAGTGCTGTTCGGTTTGCCGTTGAGGCAGACGGCTGGATTTGTAGAAAGCCTTCTCAAGCTTGCCGGTCTGAACTGGTCAGTGCCGGATTTCAGTACCTTATGTCGCCGTCAGAGGACGTTATCGGTGGCCATCCCGTACAAGGGCTCAACCGGACCACTGCACCTGCTGATAGATAGTACAGGCATCAAGGCTGAGGGCGAAGGAGAATGGAACGCACGCAAGCACGGTGGACCCAAACGGCGGTTGTGGCGCAAGATACATATTGGGATTGATGAACAAACGCTGGAAATACGGGCCGTCGAGGTCACTAACAGCAGCATCGGGGACGCGCCCATGTTGCCTGACCTGCTCAATCAGATCCCCGCTGATCAGGAACTCGGTAGCGTCACAGCCGACGGGGCATACGACACCCGCAAATGCTACGATGCGATTGCCGCGCGAAATGCCCACGCCGTCATACCGCCGCGCAAGAATGCCAAGTTATGGAAGCACGACACACCCGGGGCCAGAGCGCGCAACGAAGCAGTGCGAGCCTCAAAGTATCTAGGCTCCGCGTTGTGGCGACAGGTGACCGGATATCACCGCAGAAGCCGCGTTGAGACAAAGATGCATTGTGTGAAATTACTGGGTCAGCGCCTCTCAGCGCGTGACTTTGATCGGCAGGTTGCGGAGATCCAAATCCGTGCTGCGATCCTAAACGGCTTCACAGCGCTTGGCATCCCCAAGACAGAGGCCGTAGGCTAA
- a CDS encoding IS110 family RNA-guided transposase: protein MTYYAGLDVSLKEISICIIDDDGAIVAQGTAPADPEGVAGWFKNRSLAPKRIVHESGQLSIWLQRGMVQLGLPAICIDARKAHKSLSARLNKSDSADAEGLAQLARMNWFTPVHIRSEESDLLRVLVGGRERMIRLRKDLEGHIRGVLKAFGIRMTGIGQAQQRQGFRDQLAAAGETDPVLRTIADGFIAAHITLCKATADFDAALRAKSKSNPIARRLMTIPGVGPIVSLSFAALVDDPNRFSKTSDVGAFLGLTPRRHQSSEMDWSGRVSKCGDAAMRGLLFEAASCVIRQVKRFSALKSWAVRLAGRRGFRKAAVATARKIAVLMLTLWKSGTDYQWTQEATA, encoded by the coding sequence ATGACATATTATGCAGGATTAGACGTTTCGCTCAAAGAAATTTCGATCTGTATTATCGATGATGACGGGGCGATTGTGGCACAAGGCACCGCGCCAGCTGATCCCGAAGGGGTGGCAGGTTGGTTTAAGAACCGATCTCTGGCTCCAAAACGGATTGTGCATGAAAGCGGACAGCTTTCGATCTGGCTACAACGCGGGATGGTGCAATTGGGCTTACCAGCAATCTGCATCGATGCCCGCAAGGCCCATAAGAGTTTGTCTGCACGGTTGAATAAGTCGGACAGCGCTGATGCAGAAGGCCTCGCGCAACTCGCACGGATGAACTGGTTCACTCCGGTTCACATTCGCAGTGAAGAGTCGGATCTATTGCGGGTGTTAGTCGGAGGACGAGAGCGTATGATCCGACTGCGCAAGGATCTGGAAGGCCACATCCGAGGCGTTCTGAAGGCCTTTGGTATCCGAATGACTGGGATAGGTCAGGCGCAGCAAAGGCAAGGATTTCGCGATCAACTGGCCGCCGCTGGAGAAACCGATCCCGTGCTGCGCACCATCGCAGACGGGTTCATCGCCGCCCACATCACGCTGTGCAAGGCGACCGCTGACTTTGATGCCGCATTGAGGGCGAAGTCCAAAAGTAATCCCATCGCGCGTCGCCTCATGACCATTCCCGGAGTTGGCCCAATTGTATCACTCAGTTTTGCAGCACTCGTCGACGATCCCAATCGGTTCAGTAAAACCTCAGACGTGGGTGCGTTTCTCGGTTTGACGCCGAGGCGGCACCAATCGAGTGAAATGGATTGGTCGGGCCGTGTCTCAAAGTGCGGAGATGCAGCGATGCGGGGGCTACTGTTTGAAGCGGCGTCCTGTGTCATTAGACAGGTGAAGCGCTTCTCAGCGTTGAAGTCCTGGGCCGTCCGACTGGCTGGGCGGCGAGGCTTCCGCAAAGCCGCTGTTGCCACCGCGCGCAAGATTGCAGTGTTGATGCTGACGCTCTGGAAATCAGGAACCGACTATCAATGGACACAAGAGGCCACTGCCTGA
- a CDS encoding DUF3422 family protein, giving the protein MSPVVEHPLRYAMSNELHARPFPIVTAPSHASYLAIKPAVNAAGRDRDADMAHLLNLLDRYGAEHPQVGATHYSGQIGRHQLKWESHTEFVTYTIFGGGDSIKPFEEENFGVFPKDWLDAAVGTRLTSALIRVDVFESDDKTVEKTKDWFVPESLAISKVLDDQLVIAGDFHIDQNGHTRFAVFPRPSCGDRRIGRVIQRLCEIETYKSMAMLGLNRARELGSDMGATETTLNDLSSEMRGAAAKHDEMLEHLLAVSAELENSIAQTSFRFGATEAYETIVNQRIEVLREDRFLGMQTFSEFMMRRFDPAMRTVKSTQKRLKDMSERALRVGNLLRTRVDVERSMQNQLLLESMDRRAGLQLRLQHTVEGLSVVAISYYAVNLALYMLAPLEIALGVPKFAMAAFVTPAVLLLVWYMVRRIHDQSE; this is encoded by the coding sequence ATGTCCCCAGTCGTCGAACACCCGTTGCGTTACGCGATGTCCAACGAACTTCATGCGCGCCCCTTTCCGATAGTGACTGCGCCGAGCCATGCGTCATATTTGGCGATCAAGCCAGCAGTGAACGCAGCAGGGCGTGATCGTGACGCTGATATGGCTCACCTTTTGAATTTGTTGGACCGTTATGGGGCAGAACATCCGCAAGTTGGGGCTACGCATTATTCCGGCCAAATCGGTCGGCATCAGCTGAAATGGGAAAGCCACACAGAGTTTGTAACCTACACTATTTTTGGGGGTGGCGATTCAATCAAACCCTTTGAAGAAGAGAACTTTGGCGTGTTCCCAAAGGACTGGCTAGATGCTGCCGTTGGGACACGGTTAACATCTGCGTTGATCCGCGTCGACGTCTTCGAGAGTGACGATAAGACCGTTGAGAAAACAAAAGATTGGTTTGTTCCCGAGAGCCTGGCAATCAGCAAAGTGTTGGACGATCAGTTGGTGATCGCAGGCGACTTTCACATCGATCAAAACGGCCACACCCGCTTTGCTGTTTTTCCTCGGCCAAGCTGTGGTGACCGCCGGATTGGCCGTGTCATCCAGCGCCTTTGCGAGATTGAGACCTATAAATCAATGGCGATGCTCGGTCTGAACCGGGCGCGTGAACTTGGGTCCGACATGGGCGCGACTGAAACAACGCTGAACGATTTGTCCTCCGAGATGCGTGGTGCCGCCGCCAAACATGACGAGATGTTGGAACACCTTCTCGCCGTTTCGGCGGAGTTGGAGAATAGCATCGCACAAACTTCGTTCCGGTTTGGCGCAACAGAGGCCTACGAAACAATCGTGAACCAGCGTATTGAGGTCCTGCGTGAAGATCGTTTTTTGGGCATGCAGACCTTTTCTGAATTTATGATGCGTCGATTTGATCCAGCAATGCGCACCGTTAAATCAACCCAGAAGCGGCTAAAAGACATGTCAGAGCGGGCGCTGAGAGTGGGCAATTTATTGCGCACACGGGTGGATGTTGAACGGTCGATGCAAAACCAATTGCTGCTTGAAAGCATGGATCGGCGTGCGGGCCTGCAACTTCGGTTGCAACATACCGTGGAAGGACTATCGGTCGTGGCGATTAGCTACTATGCGGTCAATCTTGCGCTCTATATGCTCGCCCCGCTCGAAATAGCTCTCGGCGTGCCGAAATTTGCGATGGCGGCCTTCGTGACACCGGCTGTGCTGCTGCTGGTTTGGTACATGGTAAGGCGTATTCACGATCAAAGTGAATGA
- the yghU gene encoding glutathione-dependent disulfide-bond oxidoreductase, which yields MTYTPPKVWTWDSESGGKFASINRPIAGATHDKDLLVGKHPLQLHSLATPNGVKVTVMLEELLAKGYAADYDAWFIDINEGDQFSSGFVDVNPNSKIPALFDKSTGVRVFESGAILLYLAEKFRAFLPRDIEGRTETLNWLFWLQGSAPYLGGGFGHFYAYAPEKFEYPINRFAMEAKRQLDVLNQQLEDNRYLAGDEYTIADMATAPWYGALVKGLVYDAAEFLDVESYENVNRWANDVFARPAFQRGKMVNRTWGEPHEQLRERHDAADFDGVPKK from the coding sequence ATGACCTACACGCCCCCTAAAGTTTGGACTTGGGATTCTGAGAGCGGCGGCAAGTTTGCCAGCATCAATCGCCCCATCGCGGGGGCGACCCACGACAAAGATCTGCTCGTGGGAAAGCACCCTTTGCAGCTGCATTCGCTGGCGACACCGAACGGGGTGAAAGTCACGGTGATGCTGGAGGAGCTTTTGGCCAAAGGTTACGCTGCCGATTACGACGCGTGGTTCATCGACATCAATGAGGGCGACCAGTTTTCCAGTGGTTTCGTAGACGTAAACCCCAATTCCAAAATTCCGGCGCTGTTCGACAAATCGACCGGCGTGCGAGTTTTTGAAAGTGGCGCGATCTTGCTATACCTCGCCGAGAAATTTCGCGCGTTTTTGCCGCGCGACATCGAAGGGCGCACCGAGACGCTGAACTGGCTGTTCTGGCTGCAAGGTTCAGCACCTTATCTGGGCGGCGGTTTTGGCCATTTTTACGCCTACGCGCCGGAGAAATTTGAATATCCGATCAATCGTTTCGCGATGGAGGCCAAGCGCCAGTTAGATGTTTTGAACCAACAGCTGGAAGACAATCGCTATCTGGCAGGCGACGAATACACGATCGCGGATATGGCGACGGCGCCGTGGTATGGCGCGTTGGTCAAAGGGCTGGTCTATGACGCAGCTGAATTTCTCGACGTGGAAAGCTACGAGAATGTGAACCGCTGGGCGAATGATGTTTTTGCGCGTCCAGCGTTCCAGCGTGGCAAAATGGTCAATCGCACATGGGGTGAGCCGCATGAACAGCTGCGCGAGCGCCATGATGCGGCAGATTTTGACGGAGTGCCGAAGAAGTAG
- a CDS encoding hydantoinase/oxoprolinase family protein yields the protein MAAIARLGVDIGGTFTDVVLETGGKTFSTKVLTTYTAPENAIIDGIHKVCEKSGITPSDIGQIIHGTTLATNALIERRGAKTALITTEGFRDVIEMRTESRFEQYDLNLTLPEPLLPRQMRYTVPGRIDALGVELIPLTRADIEPVVAKIAAAGYESIAIGLIHSYLNPMHERLVAQVFADKMPDAMVSISCEVSPQMREYERFNTVVANAYIKPLMKSYLSRLEARLSTEGVDCKIFLMHSGGGIISLQSAADFPVRLVESGPAGGAVFAAHIAARYGLDKVLSFDMGGTTAKICLIKNQTPKTSRVFEVARTYRFKKGSGMPISIPVIDMVEIGAGGGSLGSVDAMRQIRVGPESAGSEPGPACYGRGGLHPAVTDADLVLGKLDPDDFAGGTITLNTPAAEAALRTVLGDVLDMDAATSAFGLAEVVDENMANAARVHAVENGEDLSEYTMIAFGGAAPLHAGRLCEKLGVERMLVPPGAGVGSAIGFLRAPFSFEANRSVYMKLSDFDPGAIVTLLGDLEKEATGFVRTCSADAEILSKFKVYMRYTGQGWEIPITLTQAQAMAPDAATFKARFIEDYTKLFGRSVDGMDIEITVWSVNATTPPDHVGRTAEVAAGAAAPTIGQRRLFDPAAAEFQDAAVVLRDAMHAGSSVFGPAAITEDETTIIVPTSRMASRQPDGCIDIRTKS from the coding sequence ATGGCTGCGATTGCACGGCTCGGCGTTGATATCGGCGGCACGTTCACGGATGTCGTCCTAGAGACGGGTGGCAAGACCTTTTCAACAAAGGTTCTGACGACCTATACAGCCCCCGAAAATGCGATCATCGACGGCATTCATAAGGTCTGTGAAAAGTCTGGAATTACGCCATCCGACATTGGCCAAATCATCCACGGCACCACTCTGGCAACCAATGCTTTGATCGAACGGCGCGGTGCGAAGACAGCATTGATTACCACCGAAGGGTTCCGTGATGTCATTGAAATGCGGACAGAATCCCGATTTGAACAATATGATCTTAACCTGACCCTGCCGGAACCTTTGTTGCCACGTCAGATGCGCTACACAGTGCCCGGGCGCATAGATGCACTGGGTGTGGAACTGATCCCGCTCACCCGCGCTGACATCGAACCCGTTGTCGCAAAGATCGCCGCGGCGGGTTATGAAAGCATCGCGATTGGCCTGATCCACAGCTATTTGAACCCCATGCACGAACGGCTGGTCGCACAAGTTTTTGCCGACAAAATGCCTGATGCGATGGTGTCGATCAGCTGCGAAGTCTCGCCGCAGATGCGCGAATACGAACGCTTCAATACAGTTGTCGCCAACGCCTACATCAAACCCCTGATGAAGAGCTATCTAAGCCGTCTTGAGGCGCGATTAAGCACTGAGGGCGTGGACTGCAAAATTTTCCTAATGCATTCAGGTGGTGGGATAATTTCACTTCAAAGTGCCGCAGATTTCCCTGTGCGACTCGTCGAATCCGGCCCTGCTGGGGGCGCAGTTTTCGCGGCCCACATCGCGGCGCGTTACGGGCTGGATAAGGTGCTTAGCTTTGACATGGGCGGGACGACGGCAAAGATTTGTCTGATCAAAAACCAGACCCCGAAAACCAGCCGTGTGTTTGAGGTCGCGCGGACGTATCGGTTCAAAAAAGGGTCTGGCATGCCAATCTCAATTCCCGTGATCGACATGGTCGAAATCGGGGCTGGCGGTGGCTCACTCGGGTCCGTCGATGCGATGCGCCAGATCCGCGTTGGCCCCGAAAGTGCAGGGTCCGAACCGGGGCCTGCGTGCTACGGGCGCGGCGGCCTGCACCCCGCCGTGACGGACGCGGATTTGGTGTTGGGAAAACTTGATCCAGACGATTTTGCAGGCGGTACAATCACACTAAACACACCCGCAGCCGAGGCCGCGTTGCGGACAGTTTTGGGCGATGTATTGGACATGGACGCCGCGACATCGGCATTTGGACTGGCCGAAGTTGTGGACGAAAATATGGCAAATGCCGCACGCGTTCACGCAGTCGAAAACGGCGAAGACCTCAGCGAATACACCATGATCGCGTTCGGCGGTGCCGCACCACTTCATGCGGGTCGCTTGTGTGAAAAGCTCGGCGTTGAACGCATGCTGGTACCACCGGGCGCGGGCGTCGGATCGGCCATAGGGTTCCTGCGCGCACCGTTCTCGTTTGAGGCCAACAGGTCGGTCTATATGAAACTGTCGGATTTTGATCCCGGTGCAATTGTCACATTGCTTGGCGACCTCGAAAAAGAAGCCACAGGGTTCGTGCGAACCTGTTCTGCGGATGCGGAAATCCTAAGCAAATTCAAGGTCTATATGCGCTATACAGGCCAGGGTTGGGAGATCCCGATCACGCTGACGCAAGCGCAGGCGATGGCGCCGGACGCCGCTACGTTCAAGGCGCGCTTTATCGAAGATTACACTAAGTTATTTGGGCGTTCTGTCGACGGGATGGACATCGAAATCACCGTGTGGTCCGTCAATGCCACAACCCCACCAGACCATGTTGGTCGCACTGCTGAGGTCGCGGCAGGTGCAGCGGCACCAACCATTGGACAGCGCCGATTATTCGATCCCGCGGCGGCAGAATTCCAAGACGCCGCAGTGGTGTTGCGCGACGCGATGCACGCTGGATCATCCGTGTTTGGCCCCGCCGCAATCACCGAGGACGAGACCACAATCATCGTCCCGACATCACGTATGGCATCACGCCAACCGGACGGCTGTATCGACATAAGGACCAAATCATGA
- a CDS encoding hydantoinase B/oxoprolinase family protein, with translation MTNSNVAYQVMWNRLISVVEEQAQALVRTAFSTSVREAGDLSAGIYDLDGQMLAQAVTGTPGHVNAMADAVAHFIRRIGRDHIFEGDVYITNDPWEGTGHLHDFTMVTPSFHRDTLVGFFACTAHIVDIGGRGFGADAASIYEEGLQIPIMKFADHGVVDETLVRIVRGNVREPQQLIGDLYALATCNEIGHRRLIEMIEEFGLDNLIGIAAFILDNSRRATLERINALPRTSARGEMTIDGFDTPITLKVKLSIEQDRILSDFTGTSGLDKKGINVPLVYTKAYACYALKCAIAPEIPNNAASLAPFEITAPVDSIVNAVHPAPVALRHIIGHFIPDTVYDALDKIMPDLVPAEGAGCLCNFQVSLRPRTDAPAPADAVRSEVLTFNSGGAGARPEHDGLNATAFPSGVMTMPIEATEHAGPVIIWRKELRPDSGGAGKQRGGLGQHMEVGARAGHEFDIQAMFDRVDHPARGRRGGQHGAPTTIAQDDGTAMNGKGKQFVAHGRRVVMAFPGGAGYGVVADRDPNLVKRDLARGYISPEVAARDYGLSADDIAAVQAVVLRGEDI, from the coding sequence ATGACCAATTCGAATGTCGCCTACCAAGTCATGTGGAACCGCCTGATTTCAGTCGTCGAAGAACAGGCGCAAGCATTGGTTCGCACCGCGTTTTCGACGTCAGTTCGTGAGGCAGGCGATCTATCGGCGGGGATCTATGATCTGGACGGTCAGATGCTGGCGCAAGCGGTCACTGGAACACCGGGTCATGTCAACGCGATGGCCGACGCCGTCGCACATTTCATCCGTCGCATCGGGCGCGATCACATCTTTGAAGGCGATGTTTATATCACAAACGATCCGTGGGAAGGCACGGGCCATCTGCATGACTTTACCATGGTCACACCATCGTTTCATCGCGACACCCTTGTGGGATTTTTCGCCTGCACCGCGCATATTGTCGACATCGGCGGGCGCGGGTTCGGGGCAGACGCAGCAAGCATCTATGAGGAAGGGCTCCAAATCCCGATCATGAAATTCGCGGATCACGGGGTCGTTGATGAAACGCTGGTTAGGATCGTGCGCGGCAATGTCCGCGAACCACAGCAATTGATCGGTGATCTCTATGCGCTCGCCACCTGCAATGAAATCGGGCACCGTCGTTTGATCGAGATGATTGAAGAGTTTGGGCTGGATAATCTAATTGGCATCGCGGCATTCATCCTCGACAACTCACGGCGTGCAACGCTGGAACGGATCAACGCCCTGCCCCGCACTTCGGCGCGCGGCGAAATGACCATCGACGGGTTCGACACGCCGATCACCCTGAAAGTGAAACTGAGCATTGAACAGGACCGAATTCTGTCCGATTTTACGGGCACATCTGGGCTTGATAAAAAGGGCATTAATGTGCCGCTGGTTTATACCAAGGCATATGCTTGCTACGCTTTGAAATGTGCTATCGCGCCGGAAATCCCCAACAATGCCGCGTCCTTAGCGCCGTTTGAAATTACCGCCCCTGTGGATTCCATTGTCAACGCAGTGCATCCCGCACCCGTCGCACTGCGCCATATCATCGGGCATTTCATCCCCGACACGGTGTATGACGCGCTTGATAAAATCATGCCTGATCTGGTGCCCGCCGAAGGCGCTGGATGCCTGTGCAATTTCCAGGTTTCCTTGCGCCCACGCACCGACGCCCCCGCCCCAGCAGACGCGGTGCGCTCCGAGGTCTTGACGTTCAATTCCGGCGGTGCAGGTGCGCGACCAGAACACGATGGGCTGAACGCAACAGCCTTTCCATCAGGCGTTATGACGATGCCAATCGAAGCCACGGAACATGCGGGGCCAGTGATCATCTGGCGCAAGGAACTGCGACCAGATTCCGGCGGGGCCGGTAAGCAGCGCGGCGGTCTTGGACAACACATGGAAGTAGGTGCGCGCGCGGGACACGAATTCGACATTCAAGCGATGTTTGACCGCGTGGATCACCCGGCGCGTGGTCGCCGCGGCGGACAACACGGCGCGCCGACGACGATTGCGCAAGACGACGGCACTGCGATGAACGGCAAGGGCAAACAATTCGTGGCACATGGGCGGCGCGTGGTGATGGCGTTCCCCGGTGGGGCGGGCTACGGCGTCGTGGCGGACCGCGATCCGAACCTTGTGAAACGGGACTTGGCGCGGGGATATATTTCACCCGAGGTAGCGGCGCGGGACTACGGGCTTAGCGCGGATGACATTGCTGCGGTGCAGGCAGTCGTGTTGCGCGGTGAAGACATTTAG
- a CDS encoding GMC family oxidoreductase — MEHLEADYIVVGAGSAGCVIANRLSANPKHKVILLEAGGRDLNPWIHIPVGYFKTIHNPKVDWCYKTEPDPGLNGRSIEWPRGKVLGGSSSLNGLLYVRGQSQDYDRWRQMGNTGWGWDDVLPLFKRSEKNERGADEYHGNEGPLSVSNMRIQRPITDAWVAAAQAAGYPFNPDYNGAKQEGVGFFQLTARNGRRCSAAVAYLNPIRSRKNLRIITHAAVDKVIVDGKRATGVTYTDKAGRTHIVKASREIILSGGAINSPQLLMLSGIGDADQLREHGIDVVADLPGVGKNMQDHLQARLVYKCNEPTLNDEVSSLMGQAKIALKYLMFRAGPMTMAASLATGFIKTRDDLETPDIQFHVQPLSAENPGKGADKFSAFTTSVCQLRPESRGEIRLKSTDPREYPAIIPNYLSTKTDCDTAVAGVNIARTIARHAPLTSKISEEFRPHADLDINDYDATLDWARNNTASIYHPTGTCKMGSGKDAVVDARLRVHGIAGLRVADCSIMPEIVSGNTNAPAIMIGEKCSDLVHEDANI, encoded by the coding sequence ATGGAACATTTAGAGGCCGACTACATTGTTGTGGGCGCTGGCTCTGCGGGGTGCGTCATCGCAAACCGGTTAAGCGCCAATCCAAAGCACAAGGTTATCCTGCTGGAAGCGGGGGGCCGTGACCTCAATCCATGGATCCATATTCCTGTAGGGTATTTCAAGACCATTCATAATCCAAAAGTTGATTGGTGCTACAAAACCGAACCCGATCCCGGTCTGAACGGGCGGTCGATCGAATGGCCGCGTGGCAAGGTTTTAGGCGGGTCATCGTCGCTCAACGGGCTTTTGTATGTGCGCGGTCAGAGCCAAGATTATGATCGCTGGCGGCAGATGGGCAACACCGGCTGGGGCTGGGATGATGTTTTGCCTTTGTTCAAGCGATCCGAGAAAAACGAACGCGGCGCGGATGAATACCACGGCAACGAGGGCCCACTGTCTGTGTCCAACATGCGCATCCAGCGCCCGATTACGGATGCATGGGTTGCGGCGGCGCAGGCTGCTGGCTATCCGTTCAACCCAGATTACAACGGCGCCAAGCAAGAAGGCGTTGGGTTTTTCCAGCTCACCGCACGCAATGGCCGTCGGTGCAGCGCGGCAGTGGCATACCTTAACCCAATAAGATCCCGTAAAAATCTGCGGATCATCACCCATGCGGCTGTCGATAAAGTCATCGTGGACGGCAAACGCGCCACGGGCGTAACATATACGGACAAAGCGGGGCGTACGCATATTGTCAAAGCCAGCCGCGAAATTATTCTGTCTGGTGGCGCGATCAATTCGCCGCAATTGTTGATGCTATCTGGCATCGGCGACGCGGACCAACTGCGCGAACATGGCATCGACGTCGTGGCCGATCTGCCCGGTGTCGGCAAAAATATGCAAGACCACCTACAAGCACGGCTGGTTTATAAATGCAACGAACCAACCCTGAACGACGAAGTGTCCAGCCTTATGGGTCAGGCGAAAATCGCGTTGAAATACTTGATGTTCCGCGCTGGCCCAATGACGATGGCCGCCAGTCTTGCGACCGGATTTATAAAAACCCGCGACGATTTAGAAACCCCCGACATCCAATTCCATGTCCAGCCGTTGTCTGCCGAAAATCCAGGCAAAGGCGCTGATAAATTCTCGGCGTTCACGACGTCGGTCTGTCAATTGCGGCCTGAATCGCGCGGTGAAATTCGTTTGAAATCAACTGATCCACGCGAATACCCCGCGATCATCCCGAATTATCTGTCGACTAAAACCGATTGCGACACTGCCGTGGCAGGGGTGAACATCGCCCGTACGATTGCGCGCCACGCGCCGCTCACCTCAAAAATATCAGAAGAATTCCGCCCCCACGCGGACCTTGATATCAACGATTATGATGCGACCTTAGATTGGGCCCGCAACAACACCGCATCAATCTACCACCCCACAGGAACCTGCAAAATGGGCAGTGGTAAAGACGCCGTGGTAGACGCACGTCTGCGCGTCCATGGTATTGCAGGCCTAAGGGTGGCGGATTGTTCGATTATGCCCGAAATCGTGTCCGGCAACACCAACGCGCCTGCGATCATGATCGGCGAAAAATGCAGCGATCTGGTGCATGAGGACGCAAATATCTAG
- a CDS encoding TRAP transporter substrate-binding protein: MKASKVLSTISRRDLFKLTGRYGISSVVMGAAAMTGAITLPNIAKAAETTYDKRFANEPKHTLTLGAAGFNAQNLLIERAGVLQFAFDLEERTEGEIRVEFIGDNQICGQLSCAEKAQLGVIDMYAASTQNSAGSTPYLNVLDYAYMFRTRADIYHFLYSPLSMDLLRNPLEERHGLKFLFSHAELRGIQLGSSFADKPLVTSVTELAGTKNRVTGTQLGRIAMELMDLNPVPVAWSETLDALRTGLIDGAETWASAVAYANMAPAVTQSVDMGFFCGTEHTGMNAAVFDAMEAHLQNAIMESAYLAQVHVQAANEAALVNTVGFTDPPMPGTIFAENDVRVSKFSVEARREAEEMCSPEFHPAEWEQWRERINGWAGGRDTYQEIFDSVRANNPHTLAENVEPRRWWRT; the protein is encoded by the coding sequence ATGAAAGCATCGAAGGTGCTCAGCACCATTTCACGCCGTGATTTGTTCAAGCTAACAGGTCGCTATGGCATCTCATCTGTCGTAATGGGAGCTGCTGCCATGACAGGAGCAATCACACTACCAAACATCGCAAAAGCGGCCGAAACGACTTATGATAAGCGTTTCGCCAATGAACCCAAGCACACACTGACACTTGGTGCAGCCGGTTTCAACGCGCAAAATCTGCTGATCGAACGCGCTGGTGTTCTTCAGTTCGCATTCGACCTCGAAGAGCGGACCGAAGGCGAGATTCGCGTAGAGTTTATCGGTGACAACCAGATTTGTGGCCAGCTTTCGTGTGCAGAGAAGGCCCAGTTGGGCGTGATCGACATGTACGCGGCTTCCACGCAGAACTCTGCTGGTTCCACACCGTACCTGAACGTACTCGACTACGCGTATATGTTCCGGACCCGTGCCGATATCTATCACTTCTTGTATTCACCGCTATCGATGGATCTTTTACGCAACCCACTCGAAGAGCGCCATGGCCTGAAGTTCCTGTTTAGCCACGCCGAATTGCGCGGAATTCAGTTGGGTAGCTCTTTTGCCGACAAGCCACTCGTCACATCCGTGACAGAGCTTGCGGGTACAAAGAACCGCGTGACAGGCACCCAATTGGGTCGCATCGCGATGGAACTTATGGACCTCAACCCAGTGCCAGTGGCATGGTCCGAGACGCTTGACGCACTTCGCACAGGTTTGATTGATGGCGCCGAAACATGGGCATCCGCCGTGGCTTACGCCAACATGGCACCTGCGGTCACACAGTCCGTCGACATGGGCTTTTTCTGCGGCACAGAACACACTGGCATGAACGCTGCTGTGTTTGACGCTATGGAAGCGCATCTTCAGAACGCCATCATGGAATCCGCGTATCTTGCGCAGGTTCATGTGCAGGCAGCAAACGAAGCGGCTCTCGTCAACACGGTCGGCTTCACAGACCCGCCCATGCCCGGCACAATCTTCGCCGAGAACGACGTGCGTGTTTCCAAGTTCTCCGTCGAAGCACGCCGCGAAGCCGAAGAGATGTGTTCGCCAGAGTTCCACCCAGCAGAGTGGGAGCAGTGGCGCGAGCGGATCAACGGTTGGGCCGGTGGCCGCGACACGTATCAGGAAATCTTCGACTCCGTACGTGCCAACAATCCGCACACGTTGGCTGAAAATGTCGAGCCTCGTCGCTGGTGGCGCACATAA